One segment of Proteus appendicitidis DNA contains the following:
- a CDS encoding aminoglycoside 6-adenylyltransferase, with protein sequence MEPTTRLIDRMLSFALLDPRIEAVVLTGSLGRNKKIDSYSDIDIELIGYGATELAKNQHWLSQFGDSLVNLQLECEDPKGKLWPIYLHVLAQGRKMDIMMAEPERIFNMKSEGLSPVYQRGYQILLDKTGLCDGLPEISVITPPVLSKEQAYSDAQEFWFEATQAAVAILRHEFWFANYRMNDMREWLIALLEQVALQTSTQDVWYQGKNLKEWLPKFYSLRSLESTLAMSTPYEAAASLSIMMAFFLDVSKRLNHPIDTAIKTQALISNWLIDNEFLTENEYTQITSSVVCHY encoded by the coding sequence ATGGAGCCAACAACACGTTTAATCGATCGCATGCTATCTTTTGCCCTCCTTGATCCTAGAATCGAAGCTGTAGTGCTAACTGGATCATTAGGACGTAATAAAAAGATAGACAGTTATTCTGATATTGATATAGAGCTTATCGGTTATGGTGCGACTGAACTCGCAAAAAACCAACACTGGTTATCACAATTTGGTGATAGCTTAGTTAACTTACAATTAGAGTGCGAAGATCCTAAAGGTAAACTTTGGCCTATTTATTTACATGTTTTAGCTCAAGGCCGCAAAATGGATATTATGATGGCAGAGCCTGAGCGTATTTTTAACATGAAAAGTGAAGGGCTTAGTCCAGTTTACCAGCGTGGATATCAAATCCTACTTGATAAAACAGGTTTATGTGACGGGCTTCCTGAAATTAGCGTTATAACACCTCCTGTGCTTTCAAAAGAGCAAGCTTACAGTGATGCTCAAGAATTCTGGTTTGAAGCCACACAAGCCGCTGTAGCGATTCTGCGCCATGAGTTTTGGTTTGCTAATTATCGCATGAATGATATGCGTGAATGGTTGATAGCCTTACTTGAACAAGTTGCATTACAAACATCAACACAAGATGTGTGGTATCAAGGGAAAAACTTAAAAGAGTGGCTACCTAAGTTTTATTCATTACGTTCATTAGAAAGCACACTTGCAATGAGTACGCCTTATGAAGCTGCCGCCTCCCTTTCTATAATGATGGCATTTTTTCTTGATGTGTCAAAACGACTCAATCACCCTATTGATACTGCGATAAAAACGCAAGCGCTTATCTCTAATTGGCTGATCGACAATGAATTTTTGACTGAGAATGAATATACCCAGATTACGTCATCGGTTGTTTGTCATTACTGA
- the pnuC gene encoding nicotinamide riboside transporter PnuC, with translation MDVMSWFSINNILVNIPLGEGGYPLSWIEAVGTIAGLLCIWLASQEKIINYLFGLINVTLFAIIFFQIQLYASLLLQIFFFAANIYGWYAWSKVNDFEQAELRIRWLKSSHRLFLIVVSIAAIAALTFNIDTVFGYLAVVAVDILNVFGANLATPVLEPDAYPFWDSAMTVLSIVAMILMTRKLVENWLVWSVINVISIVIFYKQGVYAMSVEYIILLAIAINGSRLWIKTAKRSSRNNYLS, from the coding sequence ATGGATGTCATGAGTTGGTTTAGTATCAATAATATTTTAGTCAATATTCCGTTAGGAGAGGGGGGATATCCGCTTTCATGGATTGAAGCTGTCGGTACTATTGCTGGACTATTGTGTATTTGGCTTGCCAGTCAGGAAAAAATTATTAACTATTTATTTGGACTGATTAATGTCACCTTATTTGCCATTATATTTTTCCAAATTCAACTATATGCAAGCTTATTACTTCAAATTTTCTTCTTCGCTGCCAATATTTATGGCTGGTATGCATGGAGCAAAGTGAATGACTTTGAGCAGGCCGAGTTGAGAATACGCTGGTTAAAATCAAGTCATCGTCTCTTTTTAATCGTTGTTTCGATAGCAGCCATTGCCGCTCTTACTTTCAATATTGATACTGTATTTGGCTATTTAGCTGTTGTCGCTGTTGATATATTAAATGTCTTTGGTGCAAATTTAGCTACACCCGTTCTTGAACCAGATGCTTACCCATTCTGGGACTCTGCAATGACGGTTCTTTCTATTGTCGCGATGATCTTAATGACACGGAAATTAGTTGAAAATTGGCTAGTTTGGTCCGTTATTAACGTGATTAGTATTGTTATATTCTACAAACAAGGTGTTTATGCAATGTCTGTTGAATATATCATCTTACTGGCTATCGCGATTAATGGTTCTCGTTTGTGGATCAAAACAGCAAAACGCTCTAGCAGAAATAATTATCTCTCCTAA
- the aroG gene encoding 3-deoxy-7-phosphoheptulonate synthase AroG, producing the protein MNYQNDDLKITQINELLPPVALLEKFPATDNAAFTVRHAREAIHQILAGKDDRLLVVIGPCSIHDPKAALEYAQRLSLIREELKDKLEIVMRVYFEKPRTTVGWKGLINDPHMDHTFDINEGLRIARNLLLTINDSGLPTAGEFLDMITPQYVADLMSWGAIGARTTESQVHRELSSGLSCPVGFKNGTDGTIKVAIDAINAAGSPHCFLSVTKWGHSAIVRTAGNGDCHIILRGGKEPNYSAEHVAKVKEGLKKAGLPQNVMVDFSHANSCKKFEKQMEVGADICQQISAGEKALIGVMIESHLVEGSQSLESGEPLVYGKSITDACIGWDDTETLLRQLADAVVTRRNKA; encoded by the coding sequence ATGAATTATCAAAATGATGACCTTAAAATAACACAAATTAATGAACTTTTACCGCCAGTGGCTTTATTGGAAAAGTTTCCAGCGACTGATAATGCGGCTTTTACAGTTCGTCATGCCCGTGAAGCTATTCATCAAATCCTAGCAGGAAAAGATGATCGTCTATTAGTGGTAATTGGACCTTGTTCTATTCATGATCCGAAAGCTGCGCTGGAGTATGCACAACGTTTAAGTCTTATTAGAGAAGAGTTGAAAGACAAACTTGAAATTGTAATGCGTGTTTATTTTGAAAAACCGCGCACGACTGTAGGTTGGAAAGGCTTAATTAACGATCCTCATATGGATCATACTTTTGATATTAATGAAGGTTTACGTATTGCTCGTAATCTTTTATTAACGATTAATGATAGTGGCTTGCCAACGGCTGGCGAGTTCTTAGATATGATAACGCCTCAATACGTTGCTGATTTAATGAGTTGGGGCGCAATTGGCGCTCGTACGACAGAATCACAAGTTCACCGTGAGCTTTCATCTGGTCTATCTTGCCCTGTTGGTTTTAAAAATGGTACAGATGGCACCATTAAAGTGGCGATTGATGCGATTAATGCTGCGGGATCGCCACACTGTTTTCTTTCAGTGACTAAATGGGGGCATTCTGCAATTGTACGCACGGCAGGTAATGGTGATTGCCATATTATTTTACGCGGTGGTAAAGAGCCAAATTACAGCGCTGAGCATGTTGCTAAGGTAAAAGAAGGGCTTAAAAAAGCCGGTTTACCACAAAACGTCATGGTAGATTTCAGTCACGCAAATAGTTGCAAAAAATTTGAGAAACAAATGGAAGTTGGTGCTGATATTTGTCAACAAATTAGCGCAGGTGAAAAAGCATTAATCGGCGTGATGATTGAAAGCCATTTAGTAGAAGGTAGTCAATCATTAGAAAGCGGTGAGCCTTTAGTTTATGGCAAAAGCATCACTGATGCATGTATTGGTTGGGATGATACCGAAACGCTATTACGCCAATTAGCAGATGCGGTAGTGACCCGTCGTAATAAAGCGTAA
- the gpmA gene encoding 2,3-diphosphoglycerate-dependent phosphoglycerate mutase: MAVTKLVLVRHGESVWNKENRFTGWTDVELSEKGRNEAQEAGKLLKAEGFAFDYAYTSVLKRAIHTLWNILDQVDQQWLPVEKSWKLNERHYGALQGLNKAETAEKYGDEQVKQWRRGFAITPPELTKDDERFPGKDPRYASLTAAELPLTESLALTIDRVTPYWEEVIKPRVASGEKVIIAAHGNSLRALVKYLDNMSEDEILELNIPTAVPLVYEFDENMKPIKRYYLGNADEIAAKAAAVANQGKAK; the protein is encoded by the coding sequence ATGGCAGTAACTAAGCTTGTGCTAGTTCGACACGGTGAAAGTGTATGGAACAAAGAAAACCGTTTTACAGGCTGGACTGACGTTGAGCTGTCCGAAAAAGGCCGTAATGAAGCGCAAGAAGCAGGTAAACTGCTGAAAGCTGAAGGTTTTGCTTTTGACTATGCATATACTTCTGTTCTGAAACGCGCAATTCACACCCTGTGGAACATTCTTGATCAAGTTGATCAACAATGGCTGCCAGTTGAAAAAAGCTGGAAATTAAACGAACGTCATTACGGCGCTCTGCAAGGCTTAAACAAAGCTGAAACCGCTGAAAAATACGGTGACGAGCAAGTTAAACAATGGCGTCGTGGTTTTGCAATCACTCCACCAGAATTAACTAAAGATGATGAACGTTTCCCAGGTAAAGATCCACGTTATGCATCTTTAACTGCAGCAGAACTGCCATTAACCGAAAGCCTAGCGCTGACTATCGATCGTGTAACCCCATACTGGGAAGAAGTGATTAAACCGCGTGTTGCTTCTGGTGAGAAAGTTATCATCGCTGCGCACGGTAACTCACTGCGCGCTCTGGTTAAATACCTAGACAACATGAGCGAAGATGAAATTCTTGAGCTGAATATCCCAACAGCTGTACCTTTAGTTTACGAATTTGATGAAAACATGAAACCAATCAAACGTTACTACTTAGGTAATGCTGACGAAATCGCAGCAAAAGCAGCCGCTGTTGCTAACCAAGGTAAAGCAAAATAA
- the modF gene encoding molybdate ABC transporter ATP-binding protein ModF, protein MKYLQLKKTQFRLNNTLCLQINDLTINEGDSWAFVGSNGSGKTALANALCQEGVLLSGEFINTFTRPISLSFEKLQKMIEEEWRRNNTDLLSEGEEDTGLTVAQVIQMQVKDNDKCLLLAKQFGVEYLLSRRFKYLSTGESRKILLIQLLMNEPDLLILDEPFDGLDVDSRRALNELLTLLHQQNLTIVLILNRFNDIPDFIQHAGLLIHCELIAKGEKEHILSDSVIAQLSHSETLKSFTLPEQDSSDAIPQLSPTLSPIILKNGVVSYNDKPVLYHLTWEVKPHQHWQILGPNGAGKSTLLSLITGDHPQGYSNDLTLFGRKRGSGETIWEIKRHIGYVSNALHQSYRVSSSVKNVIISGFHDSIGIYQAITDKQLKLADEWLALIGLTAHANNPFHALSWGQQRLVLIVRALVKHPTLLILDEPLQGLDTTNRLLVQRFIDIMISHSNTQLLFVSHHQEDAPLCITHRLTFIKDGEIYRYQQEIC, encoded by the coding sequence ATGAAATACTTGCAACTCAAAAAAACACAATTTCGATTAAACAATACCCTCTGTTTACAAATTAATGATTTAACGATTAATGAAGGTGACAGTTGGGCATTTGTAGGCAGTAATGGAAGTGGAAAAACCGCATTAGCAAACGCATTATGTCAAGAAGGTGTATTGCTATCAGGGGAGTTCATTAATACCTTTACTCGGCCAATTAGCCTCTCTTTTGAAAAACTACAAAAAATGATTGAAGAAGAGTGGCGTCGTAATAACACCGATTTACTCAGTGAAGGTGAAGAAGACACAGGTTTAACGGTTGCTCAAGTTATCCAAATGCAGGTAAAAGATAATGATAAGTGTCTTTTATTAGCAAAACAGTTTGGTGTTGAATACTTATTATCAAGACGTTTTAAATACCTTTCTACTGGTGAATCTCGTAAAATACTGCTTATTCAACTGTTAATGAATGAACCTGATCTATTAATTTTAGATGAGCCTTTTGATGGATTAGATGTTGATTCTCGTCGAGCACTAAATGAATTACTTACACTATTACATCAACAAAATCTGACGATTGTACTCATTTTAAATCGTTTTAATGATATTCCTGATTTTATTCAACATGCAGGTTTACTTATTCATTGCGAATTAATCGCTAAAGGCGAAAAGGAACATATTTTATCTGATTCTGTGATCGCACAATTATCTCACAGTGAAACACTTAAAAGCTTCACATTACCTGAACAAGACTCGTCAGATGCGATCCCACAATTATCTCCCACTCTTTCTCCAATCATTTTAAAAAATGGTGTAGTGAGTTATAACGATAAACCCGTACTTTATCATTTAACATGGGAAGTCAAACCTCACCAACATTGGCAAATCTTAGGTCCTAATGGCGCAGGAAAATCGACATTATTAAGCTTAATTACTGGCGATCACCCTCAAGGCTATAGTAATGACTTAACATTATTTGGCCGTAAAAGAGGAAGTGGCGAAACGATATGGGAAATTAAACGCCATATTGGTTATGTCAGTAATGCCTTACACCAGAGCTATCGTGTCTCTTCAAGTGTAAAAAATGTCATTATTTCAGGATTTCATGACTCAATTGGTATTTATCAGGCTATTACAGATAAACAGCTTAAACTCGCTGATGAATGGTTAGCATTGATTGGTTTAACAGCCCATGCCAATAATCCATTTCATGCCTTATCATGGGGACAACAACGTTTAGTGTTAATTGTTAGAGCGTTAGTTAAGCACCCTACTTTGCTTATTCTAGATGAGCCACTGCAAGGATTAGACACAACAAATCGACTCTTAGTGCAGCGTTTTATTGACATCATGATAAGCCATAGTAATACACAGCTTTTATTTGTGAGTCACCATCAAGAAGACGCACCATTATGTATTACTCATCGATTGACTTTTATTAAAGACGGTGAAATTTATCGCTATCAGCAAGAAATTTGTTAA
- the cpoB gene encoding cell division protein CpoB, whose product MNNSNFRPFLMSLLLLVGVAAPVAAIAQAPISNIGSGSTDERLAQLERFSNAHSQLLTQLQQQLADSQRDIDMLRGQIQENQYQLNQVVERQRNIYQQLDSLGGGASTSTEDTQPDNTASSTPSAATSSGQGDEKADYNAAIDIVLNSKDYDKAIVELNNFINNYPKSSYQSNAQFWLGQMYYLKGNKDQAASTFAIVVKNYPKSQKASEAFYKIGLIMQEKGQKDNAKAVYQQVIKQYPNSTGAKLAQKQLGTL is encoded by the coding sequence ATGAACAACAGTAACTTCAGACCTTTCTTGATGAGTCTGTTGTTACTGGTTGGCGTAGCGGCTCCTGTAGCCGCTATTGCCCAAGCGCCAATCAGTAATATCGGTTCAGGTTCGACCGATGAACGACTCGCCCAACTTGAGCGTTTTTCAAATGCTCACAGCCAGCTTTTGACCCAATTACAGCAACAACTCGCTGATTCTCAGCGTGATATTGATATGTTACGTGGTCAAATTCAGGAAAATCAGTACCAGTTAAATCAAGTTGTTGAACGCCAACGCAATATCTATCAACAATTAGATAGCCTTGGTGGCGGAGCTTCAACATCAACAGAAGACACTCAACCTGATAATACTGCTTCTTCAACACCTTCTGCGGCAACTAGCTCAGGACAAGGTGATGAGAAGGCCGATTATAATGCAGCAATTGATATCGTATTGAATTCTAAAGATTACGATAAGGCAATTGTTGAATTAAACAACTTTATCAATAACTATCCGAAGTCTAGCTATCAATCAAATGCACAATTTTGGTTGGGTCAGATGTATTATCTAAAAGGTAATAAGGATCAGGCGGCAAGTACATTTGCTATTGTTGTTAAAAACTATCCAAAATCTCAAAAAGCAAGTGAAGCCTTTTATAAAATTGGCTTGATCATGCAAGAGAAAGGGCAAAAGGATAATGCTAAAGCTGTTTACCAACAAGTGATTAAGCAATATCCAAATAGCACTGGCGCTAAATTAGCGCAAAAGCAGCTAGGAACACTCTAA
- the pal gene encoding peptidoglycan-associated lipoprotein Pal, producing the protein MQLNKVFKGLMLALPLVAVAACSSNKNDDQTDTNNVPVVEQGPTAEELARQQLEQLKQQNIVYFGFDKYDISSDYANLLDAHAAFLRSNPSVRITVEGHADERGTPEYNIALGERRANAVKMYLQGKGVSADQLSIVSYGKEKPAVLGHDEAAYAKNRRAVLDY; encoded by the coding sequence ATGCAATTAAACAAAGTGTTTAAAGGGTTGATGTTAGCATTACCACTCGTTGCTGTTGCAGCATGTAGCTCAAACAAAAACGACGATCAAACTGATACAAATAATGTACCAGTTGTTGAACAAGGTCCTACTGCTGAAGAATTAGCACGTCAGCAATTAGAACAACTGAAACAACAAAACATCGTTTACTTCGGTTTTGACAAATATGACATTAGCTCAGACTACGCTAACCTGTTAGATGCACACGCAGCATTCCTGCGTTCAAATCCATCAGTACGTATCACTGTAGAAGGTCATGCTGACGAACGCGGTACTCCAGAATACAACATCGCTCTGGGCGAACGTCGTGCAAACGCTGTGAAAATGTACCTGCAAGGTAAAGGCGTATCTGCTGATCAACTGTCAATCGTTTCTTACGGTAAAGAAAAACCAGCTGTACTGGGTCATGACGAAGCCGCTTATGCGAAAAACCGTCGTGCAGTACTGGATTACTAA